In Macadamia integrifolia cultivar HAES 741 chromosome 12, SCU_Mint_v3, whole genome shotgun sequence, the following are encoded in one genomic region:
- the LOC122057895 gene encoding uncharacterized protein LOC122057895 has translation MRRPGHYADSGVNAYVSAQMHNMSAQRMQHNSAMSQFPGRPDALPSEEEHHYMSSKTEGQWQWDRDGPKKSNSMASHVYSEGQGGDPSRSYCQGERPDPKLGLEKHANKEPRSQNHEEDMEIGYEDTILPQTFEGLEQKFLDEIMKLSKEQNGAEDAENARHREKMNAINTEYQEKLIALRARHSTLREEFLRRESQARQHQYQQAEMSPYTNRMGQSEPKSYGAAAATAAAGEAHRTYASDQAAGEAHRAYASGQFDSYRERAQFLAAGRSHGIESRGLYPGGHVYNTGGRYY, from the exons ATGAGGCGCCCAGGGCATTATGCTGATTCTGGTGTCAATGCATATGTTTCTGCTCAGATGCATAACATGTCTGCACAGAGAATGCAACACAACTCTGCAATGAGCCAGTTTCCTGGACGTCCGGATGCTTTACCTTCTGAAGAAGAGCATCACTATATGTCTTCGAAAACAGAGGGACAATGGCAGTGGGATAGAGAtggtccaaaaaaatcaaattcaatggCATCTCATGTATACAGTGAAG GTCAAGGAGGTGATCCGTCTAGATCTTATTGCCAGGGTGAGAGACCAGATCCTAAACTGGGTTTAGAGAAACATGCCAACAAAGAGCCTAGAAGCCAAAACCATGAGGAAGATATGGAAATTGGGTATGAGGACACCATTTTGCCACAGACATTTGAAGGTCTTGAGCAGAAATTTCTAGATGAAATCATGAAACTAAGTAAGGAACAGAATGGTGCTGAAGATGCAGAAAATGCTAGGCATAGGGAG AAAATGAATGCGATCAATACTGAATACCAGGAGAAGTTGATTGCACTTCGAGCTCGTCATAGCACTCTCAGAGAAGAATTTCTCCGCAGAGAATCGCAGGCACGGCAACATCAGTATCAACAAGCAGAAATGAGCCCATATACCAACAGGATGGGCCAGAGTGAACCAAAAAGCTATGGTGCTGCTGCAGCAACAGCTGCCGCTGGTGAAGCACATCGAACTTATGCCTCTGATCAGGCTGCTGGTGAAGCACATCGGGCATATGCATCTGGTCAGTTTGACTCGTACAGAGAGCGGGCTCAGTTTCTTGCAGCTGGCAGAAGTCATGGAATTGAGTCAAGAGGTCTATATCCTGGAGGACATGTTTATAACACTGGTGGTCGCTACTACTGA